The genomic DNA NNNNNNNNNNNNNNNNNNNNNNNNNNNNNNNNNNNNNNNNNNNNNNNNNNNNNNNNNNNNNNNNNNNNNNNNNNNNNNNNNNNNNNNNNNNNNNNNNNNNNNNNNNNNNNNNNNNNNNNNNNNNNNNNNNNNNNNNNNNNNNNNNNNNNNNNNNNNNNNNNNNNNNNNNNNNNNNNNNNNNNNNNNNNNNNNNNNNNNNNNaaaaaaaaaaaaaaaaaaaaaaaaaactaaatgccAAATTTAAATGAACATTATCTTTCACGAAATTGACATTGTAATCAATTTAATACACTATTTAATTAGAGCAATTTGATGAAAAAGTAATGAGAAAATAGAGAACCATCAAGAGTACCTTATCAGTTTCTATCTCAATTCTGAATCCCTATCATTTTTATGTTGTTGCGAACATAAAAggaagcatttttttttttttatgtggagGAGTCAAACCCAACTTGATCCTCTTTCCTTTTTGATTCTTTTACTCTCCATCTTCATTCTCACTTCAGAAGCTTTGTCCCACAGTCCCATGTCCGCATACATGTTGTACAACAGTACATAAGGTGTTGAGCTCTCTGGTTCGAGTCTCGACATTGCTTCAGCTGCAACATGTGCGAGTGCTACATTGTTATAAATCCTACAAGCATCTAATAATCCACCCCATACCGTCTTGTCTGGCTCAAAAGGCATACTCTTTATCACATCCATAGCCTCTACAAACTGCCCTTGTCCACTGATTACATTGACCAGGGAAGAGTAATGTTCCATCTGCGGCTTGATACTGTACTCACTCATCATAGACACAAACTGTGCTTTAGCCTCATCAACAAGTCCCGCGTGAGCACAAGCATTCAGAACCGAGACGAATGTTATGTGAGAAGGATGTATCCTGTTGCATTTCATCAACCAGAACAGATTCAAGGCCTCTAAGGCATTACCATGGAAAGCATACCCTCCTATCATTGCATTCCATGTAATTACTTCTCTTTTGAGTTTCATGTCATCAAAGATTCTCCTCGACTCCATTAACTCGCCGCATCTCGAATACATAGTGATAAGCGCATTGTGGACAGGCACGTCAGGGATCACAGTCTTCAAAACGATTTGGTGCATCTGCATCCCCAAGCGTAGATTCACAAGCCCGGTTGATACACTGAGAAGAGAAGTTAGAGTATGTGGGTCAGGCTTCTCTCCTTCAATGTTCATCCGGATAAACACATCAACAGCTTCTNNNNNNNNNNNNNNNNNNNNNNNNNNNNNNNNNNNNNNNNNNNNNNNNNNNNNNNNNNNNNNNNNNNNNNNNNNNNNNNNNNNNNNNNNNNNNNNNNNNNNNNNNNNNNNNNNNNNNNNNNNNNNNNNNNNNNNNNNNNNNNNNNNNNNNNNNNNNNNNNNNNNNNNNNNNNNNNNNNNNNNNNNNNNNNNNNNNNNNNNNNNNNNNNNNNNNNNNNNNNNNNNNNNNNNNNNNNNNNNNNNNNNNNNNNNNNNNNNNNNNNNNNNNNNNNNNNNNNNNNNNNNNNNNNNNNNNNNNNNNNNNNNNNNNNNNNNNNNNNNNNNNNNNNNNNNNNNNNNNNNNNNNNNNNNNNNNNNNNNNNNNNNNNNNNNNNNNNNNNNNNNNNNNNNNNNNNNNNNNNNNNNNNNNNNNNNNNNNNNNNNNNNNNNATTACTTCTCTTTTGAGTTTCATGTCATCAAAGATTCTCCTCGACTCCATTAACTCGCCGCATCTCGAATACATAGTGATAAGCGCATTGTGGACAGGCACGTCAGGGATCACAGTCTTCAAAACGATTTGGTGCATCTGCATCCCCAAGCGTAGATTCACAAGCCCGGTTGATACACTGAGAAGAGAAGTTAGAGTATGTGGGTCAGGCTTCTCTCCTTCAATGTTCATCCGGATAAACACATCAACAGCTTCTTTGTAGTCCTTGTTTTTCTCGTAAGCTGCTATAATAGTGTTCCACGATACTGTAGTTTTCTCCGGCGTTTTTTCAAAGTAATGACGAGCGAGCTCTACGTTGCCAACACTAGCATAACCCGAGACCATCATGTTCCACGAGTGTGTATCAGGGTTTGACATTTCCGTAAACAGATCAAAAGCCTCTTCCATCCTAGACACATGTACGTATCCATCAATCATAGTGTTCCAAGAAATCGTATCACGGTCTTTCATCTGATCAAATAACAACCGAGCAGACACCACATCACCTACTTTCAAGTAAGATTTGATCATGGAGTTCCAAGATACAACATTTCTATGGAATCTGTCTCTAAACTCACctccatgatgatgatgatgatgatcatcaggAATCTGATCAAACAGACGTCGAGCTGCTTCTACTTGTCCTCTctgcccatatccaacaatcaaAGTATTATAAGCATAAACCAAATCTTCCTTCCCTGAATCTATACTACCATATTGACTCAAAACACAAGCAGCTTCTTCAAGTCTCTCGTTTTTAATAAGACCAGCCACAAGTGCACATAAAGAAGACGAATCCTTCTCAGGCATTCTCCGAAACAACTCAACCGCGCGATTCACTTCACCGTTGTGACAAAACCCAGTGATCATAGCACTCCACGACACACCATTTCTCTCAGGCATTTTCTCAAATAACAAGAAAGCTTCACTTACCTTCCTATTCTTCGCATAACCACTAATCATAGTGTTCCAAGAAAAAGAATCCCTTgaaggcatttcatcgaacagctTCCTTGCTTCTTCAAGAAACCTAACCCCACCACATGAAACGTAACCCGAAATCATCGCGttccaagaaacaacatctctcacaggcatttcgtcgaacagttTCCGTGCTTTATTCATTTCCCGCCTTTTCACATACCCGCTTATCATCGTGTTCCATGTCACCGTGTTCCTCGCCTTCAATTTCTCGAAAATCTCTCTAGCTTCGGCGATGTAACCCGATCTTATCATCTGGTTTAACTCCTTGTTCGTCGCTCGAAAACCCATGCTTGACGAAGCTGAAGTAGAGGAGAATGAGTTTGCACATAAACATTTATCACATGATGGTCGATA from Camelina sativa cultivar DH55 chromosome 7, Cs, whole genome shotgun sequence includes the following:
- the LOC104703825 gene encoding pentatricopeptide repeat-containing protein At1g62260, mitochondrial-like is translated as MIRSRSALLILRKVYRPSCDKCLCANSFSSTSASSSMGFRATNKELNQMIRSGYIAEAREIFEKLKARNTVTWNTMISGYVKRREMNKARKLFDEMPVRDVVSWNAMISGYVSCGGVRFLEEARKLFDEMPSRDSFSWNTMISGYAKNRKVSEAFLLFEKMPERNGVSWSAMITGFCHNGEVNRAVELFRRMPEKDSSSLCALVAGLIKNERLEEAACVLSQYGSIDSGKEDLVYAYNTLIVGYGQRGQVEAARRLFDQIPDDHHHHHHGGEFRDRFHRNVVSWNSMIKSYLKVGDVVSARLLFDQMKDRDTISWNTMIDGYVHVSRMEEAFDLFTEMSNPDTHSWNMMVSGYASVGNVELARHYFEKTPEKTTVSWNTIIAAYEKNKDYKEAVDVFIRMNIEGEKPDPHTLTSLLSVSTGLVNLRLGMQMHQIVLKTVIPDVPVHNALITMYSRCGELMESRRIFDDMKLKREVITWNAMIGGYAFHGNALEALNLFWLMKCNRIHPSHITFVSVLNACAHAGLVDEAKAQFVSMMSEYSIKPQMEHYSSLVNVISGQGQFVEAMDVIKSMPFEPDKTVWGGLLDACRIYNNVALAHVAAEAMSRLEPESSTPYVLLYNMYADMGLWDKASEVRMKMESKRIKKERGSSWV